A window of Papio anubis isolate 15944 unplaced genomic scaffold, Panubis1.0 scaffold378, whole genome shotgun sequence contains these coding sequences:
- the LOC116273126 gene encoding olfactory receptor 51E2, with amino-acid sequence MSSCNFTHATFVLIGIPGLEKAHFWVGFPLLSMYVVAVFGNCIVVFIVRTERNLHSPMYLFLCMLAAIDLALSTSTMPKILALFWFDSREISFEACLTQMFFIHALSAIESTILLAMAFDRYVAICHPLRHAAVLNNTVTAQIGIVAVVRGSLFFFPLPLLIKRLAFCHSNVLSHSYCVHQDVMKLAYADTLPNVVYGLTAILLVMGVDVMFISLSYFLIIRTVLQLPSKSERAKAFGTCVSHIGVVLAFYVPLIGLSVVHRFGNSLHPIVRVVMGDIYLLLPPVINPIIYGAKTKQIRTRVLAMFKISCDKDFQAVGGK; translated from the coding sequence ATGAGTTCCTGCAACTTCACACATGCCACCTTTGTGCTTATTGGTATCCCAGGACTGGAGAAAGCCCATTTCTGGGTTGGCTTCCCCCTCCTTTCCATGTATGTAGTGGCAGTGTTTGGAAACTGCATCGTGGTCTTCATCGTAAGGACGGAACGCAACCTGCACTCTCCGATGTACCTCTTTCTCTGCATGCTGGCAGCCATTGACCTGGCCTTATCCACATCCACCATGCCTAAGATCCTTGCACTTTTCTGGTTTGATTCCCGAGAGATTAGCTTTGAGGCCTGCCTTACCCAGATGTTCTTTATTCATGCCCTCTCGGCCATTGAATCCACCATCCTGCTGGCCATGGCCTTTGACCGTTATGTGGCCATCTGCCACCCACTGCGCCATGCTGCTGTGCTCAACAATACAGTAACAGCCCAGATTGGCATCGTGGCTGTGGTCCGCGggtccctcttttttttcccactgccTCTGCTGATCAAGCGACTGGCCTTCTGCCACTCCAATGTACTCTCACACTCCTATTGTGTCCACCAGGATGTGATGAAGTTGGCCTATGCAGACACTTTGCCCAATGTGGTATATGGTCTTACTGCCATTCTGCTGGTCATGGGAGTGGATGTAATGTTCATCTCCTTGTCTTATTTTCTGATAATACGAACGGTGCTGCAACTGCCTTCTAAGTCAGAGCGGGCCAAGGCCTTTGGAACCTGTGTGTCACATATTGGTGTGGTACTTGCCTTCTATGTGCCACTTATTGGCCTCTCAGTGGTACACCGCTTTGGAAACAGCCTTCATCCCATTGTGCGTGTTGTCATGGGTGACATCTACCTGCTGCTGCCTCCTGTCATCAATCCCATCATCTATGGTGCCAAAACCAAACAGATCAGAACAAGGGTGCTGGCTATGTTCAAGATCAGCTGTGACAAGGACTTTCAGGCTGTGGGAGGCAAGTGA